GAGGCCACCACGTGCTGGCCGGCCGCATGGGCGCGAGCCAGCTCATCCTCTTCCTGGTGGCGGCGATCTCGCTCGTCGGCCCGCTGCGCAAGGTCTCCGAGCTGAACCAGATGCTCCAGGACGGCTACACCGCCGGTCGCCGCGTCTTCGGGCTCCTCGACGAGGAGGGCGAAACGGCACTGCTTGCGGGCGGCAGCGAGCCCGGCCCCCTGGGCGAGGCGATCCGCTTCGCGGGCGTGGGCTTCGCCTACGAGCCTGGCCGCCCGGTGCTGACGGGCATCGACCTCGAGCTGCGCCGGGGCGAGGTGGTGGCCCTGGTCGGTCCCAGCGGCAGCGGCAAGAGCACGCTGGCCGATCTGCTCGCCCGCTTCCGGGAGCCGAGCGAGGGCGCGATCACGATGGACGGCCGCGCGCTCAGCGACTTCAGCCTGCGCGCCTGGCGGGCCAAGCTCGGCATCGTCACGCAGGACGTGCTGCTGTTCAACGACAGCATCCGCGCCAACATCGCCTATGGGCGCCCGGAGGCGAGCCAGGTCGAGATCGAGGCCGCCGCGCGCGCCGCCCGCGCGCACGAGTTCATCCTGGCGACCGCGCGGGGCTACGACACGGCGATCGGCGAGCGGGGCCTCTCGCTCTCGGGCGGCGAGCGGCAGCGCCTGGCCATCGCGCGGGCCATCCTGCGCGACCCGGAGATCCTCATCTTCGACGAGGCGACGAGCGCGCTCGACAGCGAGAGCGAGCGCCTCGTGCAGGAGGCGATCGAGCGGCTGATGCGCGGGCGTACGACCCTGGTCATCGCCCATCGGCTCTCGACGGTGCAGGGGGCGCAGCGGATCGTCACCCTGGCCGAGGGGCGCATCGTCGAGCAGGGGCGACACGAGGAGCTGCTCGCGGCGGGGGGGCTGTACAAGCAGCTCTATGAGCTGCAGTTCGCCAGCGGCAGCTAGGCCGGGCGCCGCGCGGCGCCCGGTCGCGGGGGTGACAAGCGGGGTCGCCGGGACTATTTTGAAGGCGCGTTCCCAGGCAGCTCCCTGCGGGAGCGCAGCGAGGAGAGCCCGATGAGCAAGCGGCAGCACAAGCCCGACACCCTCTGCGTCCACGCGGGCGTCGGCCGCGATGCGCACGGCGCGATCGTGCCGCCGATCTACCAGACCTCGACCTTCCGTTTCGAGAGCGTCGAGCAGGGCGCCGCGCTCTTCGCCGGCGGCGCCGATCGCGGCGAGGGCTACATCTACACGCGGCTCGGCAACCCGACCGTGCGCGGACTCGAGCGCGCGCTCGCCGAACTCGAGGGCGGCCACGACGGCCTCGCCTGCGCGAGCGGCATGGCCGCCATCCACACGACCTTCGCGGCCTTCCTCAAGGCCGGCGATCACGTCGTCTGCAGCGAGTCGATCTACGGGCCGGTGACCAGCCTGCTCGGCGGGCTCTTTGCGCGCCTGGGCGTCGTGACCCAGTTCGTCGACAGCAGCGACCTGGCGGCGCTGAAGACCGCGATCCGGCCGGGGACGGCGATCGTGCACATCGAAACCCCGGCCAACCCGACGCTCTCGGTGACGGACATCGCCGCCGCCGCCGCGCTGGCCCATGCGGCGGGCGCGCGCCTGACCGTGGACAACACCTTCCTGACGCCGCTCCTGCAGCAGCCGCTCGCGCTCGGCGCGGACGTCGTCATGCACAGCCTGACGAAATTCCTCAACGGCCATGCGGACGTGGTGGGCGGCATCATCGTCCCCAAGACCGAGGCCGATTGGAAGCTGCTGCGGCAGACGCTCAACCTGGCCGGCGGTACGCTGCCGCCGCATGACGCCTTCCTCGTCCACCGCGGGCTCAAGACGCTCGCCCTGCGCATGGCTCGCCACTGCGAGAGCGCGCAGCGGATCGCCGAGTTCCTCGCCCGGCACCCGGCCGTGGACTGGGTGCGCTTCCCGGGGCTGCCGGCCGATCCGGGCTATGCGCTCAGCCGCCAGCAGGCCAGCGGGCCCGGCGGTATGATCAGTTTCGAACTGAAGGGCGGACTCGCGGCGGGCCGCGCGCTGATGGAGGGCGTCCAGCTCGCGGCGCTGGCCGTGAGCCTGGGCGGCGTCGAGACGCTCATCCAGCACCCGGCGAGCATGACCCACGCGAGCATGCGAGCCGAGCTGCGACGACAGGCCGGCATCACGGACGGTCTGGTCCGCCTGAGCGTGGGCATCGAAGACGCGAGCGAGATCCAGGCCGACCTGGAGCAGGCCCTGGCCAAACTGCCGATGGCGACGCGCGCGTAGCGCGACAGCAAACGGGCCGGTCCTTCCGGCCGAGAAACGAGGATGCGATGGCGGAAGCGACACTGAGCGAGCGCGTCGAAGCGGCCCTGGATCTGATCCGGCCGGCGCTGATCATGGATGGCGGCAACGTGGACCTCGTCGACGTCACCGAGGACGGCGTCGTGCTCGTCCGTCTCGTCGGCGCCTGCCACGGTTGCCCGGCCAGCACGATGACCCTGCGCGCCGGCATCGAGGCCACGCTCAAGCAGGAGATCCCCGAGGTCACCCGCGTCGAGAGCGTCTTCTAGCGCTCGTCTGCCTCCTACTTCATGAGCGCGACCTTCGTGCTGGCCGCCCGGCCCAGCGCCTCGATCCGGCACAGGTAGATGCCCGACGCCGTCTGCGCGCCGCGATCGTCCCTGCCGTCCCAGATCACCGAACCAGCCCCCGCATCGACGATCCTGTCGACGAGCGCCCGCACCCGCTCGCCGCGCAGGTTGTAGATGGCAATCGCGAGCGCGCCCGGCGCCGGCATCGCGTAGACGATCCGCGGGCCCGGATTGCTGGGATTCGGGTAGCAGCGCACCCAGAACTCGCCGTCCGCCGCGCTCGGCACGGCGGTCCCCGGCAGCCGCGCCGGGAAGACCGTGTGCCGCGCGGCGCCGCTGGCCTCATGGGCGTGCAGCCGGCGCAGCTGCTGTGAGAGGGGATCGCCAGGCATCACTTCCTCGACGCCCGGTACGAAGGACCCGTCCGAGAAAGCGAGGGCGCCCAGAGCCGGGTTCATCGCGTGGACCCAATGTCCATCGGGCGCGGTGAACAGCAGCGGCGGCAGGCCGGCCTCCAGCTCCACCTGGTGCTGGTCGCTCACGCGCGTGAAGACGAAGCGCGGCTGCACGAAGAAGGTCGAACTGAAGGTGCCTCCGTTCGGATGGGTCTTCGTCGCTCCGAGTGTGCCCGTCGAGGGGTGACTGACTGACAGGTCCACCTGCACGTTCCAGGACTCCGGCTGGGTACCGCCGTTGTAGGTCACGGTGATCGGCTCGCAGGAGACCAAGTTCAGCGCGAGGATCTCGATCGGGATCTCCACGTGCGACCCGGGTGGCGCCCAGGGATCCAGGAAGCCGCCGTGGCGCTGGACCACGGTGGAGGCGTCGCCCAGAACCGGGGGCGCGAGCGGCTCGCCGGCGAAGCACACGGTGCCGAAGAAGGGATCCGATCCGGGACCGAAGAAGCCCCCGGGCAGCGGTGGGATGCTGCCGGAGCCGAACGCCACGAAGGTGCCATCCGGCTCGGTGCCGGGAACCGTCGCGACGGGATCGGCCGCCGGCAGCACCGGCGAGGCGAGGCCCGCGAGGTCGACGGTGAGGCCGGTGTCGCTCAGCGACTGCGCGAGCCCCGCCGCGTCGAGCCCCTCGATGACGAGCGCCGTGCCGTCGTGGGGAACCGCGCCGAGCAGCGCCAGGTCCGCGGCGGTCGCAAAGCGCACCGTGGCACCCTGGGCCAGGAGCTGCATGAAGACCTGCTGCTCGACGACCTGGGCGGGCATGCCGGGGGCGGTGGGCACCATGACGGCATGACCGCCCGCGTTGAGCGCGAAGCGACCGGGTGCCCCGCTGGCGCTCAGGCCGCTGGCCATGCCGCTCAGGGAGCAGAAGCCCAGCTCGTCGGTGGGCGTCACGGCGGACAGCGTGGCGTCGGGCTCGTTGGTCTCGTCACCGAAGATGCTCATCGACGAGACGCGCCAGCCCTTCTTGCCGGTGGCCCAGACCTCTCGGCCTTCGCCGCTGAGTTCGATCTT
This region of bacterium genomic DNA includes:
- a CDS encoding NifU family protein — encoded protein: MSERVEAALDLIRPALIMDGGNVDLVDVTEDGVVLVRLVGACHGCPASTMTLRAGIEATLKQEIPEVTRVESVF
- a CDS encoding aminotransferase class I/II-fold pyridoxal phosphate-dependent enzyme is translated as MSKRQHKPDTLCVHAGVGRDAHGAIVPPIYQTSTFRFESVEQGAALFAGGADRGEGYIYTRLGNPTVRGLERALAELEGGHDGLACASGMAAIHTTFAAFLKAGDHVVCSESIYGPVTSLLGGLFARLGVVTQFVDSSDLAALKTAIRPGTAIVHIETPANPTLSVTDIAAAAALAHAAGARLTVDNTFLTPLLQQPLALGADVVMHSLTKFLNGHADVVGGIIVPKTEADWKLLRQTLNLAGGTLPPHDAFLVHRGLKTLALRMARHCESAQRIAEFLARHPAVDWVRFPGLPADPGYALSRQQASGPGGMISFELKGGLAAGRALMEGVQLAALAVSLGGVETLIQHPASMTHASMRAELRRQAGITDGLVRLSVGIEDASEIQADLEQALAKLPMATRA